The Oncorhynchus nerka isolate Pitt River linkage group LG3, Oner_Uvic_2.0, whole genome shotgun sequence genome includes the window TGAGATAGCCGTCTTGAACATATATATGCATTGTCAATTAAAAAAGTAGAGCTTTGCAATCGTAAAGAATCTCCACACATCAAACCCTCAGCACTTTGACACACGAGTCCGGATTGACAGATCTAGCAAATGCACGTGCCCACAGAACAGTTTTTTAAGGTCAacggagggtgtgagagagaggcacCTGCACGAGCTACTCCATCCACACAAAGACAGGCATGTGCTGTGAGAAATTTACAACGTGATGTTCAAATCAGAACACATTCGGAATGATTGGAACTATTTCACGATGGGAAGATTTTTACATGACAGATAGCAGTGATGATTACAGATGAAAACTATGTAGATAAAAAGGTCTGCAACTTACCATGAGGTATTCTAGTTCAGGTGAGCAAAAGCTCTAGACTTACCTCACACATAAAGCAGCGCACCAGTTATTGTTTACAAAGAGGCACACCCTTCCCCTTTGGTTTAGCCTTAGTCTGCTGTCCGGTCGCGATGAAGCATGGAGTTTTATGTCCTTATCGCCCATCAGTCAAGTTTCTGAAAAGCATATAATATTATTGCTTTTCACGTCCCGTTAGAAGGTAACTATCAAATGGAGCATCTTGTCCTCAAGTGACTGGACATTTGTCTAACATGGAGAGGAGTGCCGGACGATTTTCTCTGCTTCTGAGTCTAACAAGGACTCCAGCCCTCCTCCTTCATCTCATCTTGCAGCGCTGAAATAGCCCGAACAATGGAGTATAGTCCGGTGTAAACAAGGGAACAGCTGAGTTGACGTAGGAGCCGAAATCGAGGTCGAAGTCAAGGTCGAGTTGTAGTTCAAAATTATAATGGTGTGAGCTATCTGTACAAAAAATACGGATAAGCAAAAAAAGTCACAAAATAGCAAAGTCAATTTGGAGCAAGTAAGACGTTGACCATTTGTGTCCGCGCCATCTTATTATTCTTCACTTCTTACATCTATAGATACAAATATATCGTGGATTGTTGCCTATATGGCTGATTATGATAACCTACAACAGTAAATAAATGAGTTGTGAAAATAATTAGCTTAACAATGTACACTTGTATTCGCATTCTTCCAATACAAGTGCACAGTAATACATATGTATTTAGATCTGAGATATCACTGGATATTATCGTACATCGAGCATACAGTACATCTATTGCATGCTTTGAAATATTAAAGATGCAGGGATTGAAATAGTGAAATGCTTAAACATGGAGTGCTCTCAGTAAGATAATCACAAAAATAAGTCAATTTAGCAGTGTAAACGTTTAATCAACAATTTTCATACAACAATTGAGGAAATTACATGGTCATGTTGTCCATGATACGCCTCATGCTCATGAACTTCATGCCACCACTCATGCCTCCCATTCCCATGCCCATATCCCTGAAGCTCCTGTACTCTCCAGGCCTCATGTACATCTGCCTGCCTCTGAAGTTGGGCTGCTCGTACATCAGCCAGTGGCCGTCCATCACGTTGCAGGACTGGCAGTCTGACATGCGGTAACGCTCCTGGATGGAGTCACAGTCGTCCATCATCTCGTGCATCTGACCTCCGAAGTTCTCCCTCTCGTAGATCCTCATCCTGAAGTTTCCACGGTGCTGTTAGTGGGAAAGAACAGGTTTCATTGATCAGATAAATCATATGTAAACTTGTGTTATATGAGAGTTATATTTTCAGGAGCAAGATTATTCGATTTTAAAGATTAAATATTTTCAACCTACCATGGGGATCATGCGGCTGGACCTGATGCAGTCGTTCATTCCCATCATACGCTGGTAGTCTGAGTACTCTCCCCTCCTCATGAAGTACTGGTTTCCCATGAAGTTGGGGCGGTCGTAGACCATGAAGCAGCCACTCTCAACCCTGCAGGAGTGGCACCTGCTCAGGTGGGAGGACATGTCAGGGCAGTCCTGGCTGGTCTCATAGGAACGACCCTGGAAGTTCTTGTCCTCGTAGAAGATGATCTGAAAATGCAAAAATAAATCATTGGTAAAAATGGAAAGATATTGCGATTGTAATTGACTAAACCAGCCATTATTCAAGCAATAAACTTAAAACTGTAGGCTAAAACGCTGTGCCTACCTTGCCCATCATGGTTGCGATTGTTTCTTTGAGCTGTGCTGTTGCTAAACTGATGCCCTGTCTGTGTTAACCCTTACTTTTATACCTGACCAAACCCAAAGAATCTGTGGCCCCATTGTGTAAACCCCTGACCCAGCAACACTGTATAGAGGCCTATAGAGTGCTGAAGTGCTTTCCCTACATTTCCATGTGACTGGATCCCATGAAGACTTTAGAATGGGGGTTTGCATTGAGAAGTAAATACAACTGAGCTTTTAGAAATAGTATACAATGGTCTGTTGTACATATTTCAGAACACACTAGGTATTTTAGTGAAACATGTTCAATAAAAGTGTTATTTTGCTTGAGTTTGTTTTTATGCTATAGCCGTGACATAATCCATAAATCTTTCCAAACAGCTTGAATTTTGGTTTCGTGGGTTGGTTGTTGACTGTGAATAGCTTTAAGTCATTTGGTACATTCAATAAATGCAAAGAAAATATATTATCTTAATAGTTAAGAAAGTATTTTACAATCACATAGATTAATGTATATATACActcggtcaaaagttttagaacacctactcattcaagggtttttctttattttgactattttctagattgtagaataatagtgaagacatcaaaactatgaaataacacaaggaatcatgtagtaaccaaaaaagtgttaaacaaatcaaaatatattttatatttgtgattcttcaaatagccaccctttgccttgatgacagctttgcacactcttggcattctctcaactagcttcatgaggcagtcacctggaatccatttcaacaggtgtgccttgttaaaagttcatttgtggaattgattTCCTTCTAACTGGGTTTGAAGttttacagaagatagccctatttggtaaaataccaagtccatattatgcgaagaacagctcaaataagcaaagagaaacgacagcatcattactttaagacatgaagttcagtcaatgCTGAACATTTTAAgaattttgaaagtttcttcatgtgcagtcgcaaaatccatcaagcgctatgatgaaactggctctcatgaggaccgccacaggaatggaagacccagagttacctctgctgcagaggataagttcattagagttaccagcctcagaaattgcagcccaaataaatgcttcacagatcaTGTGtctgttcaagtaacagacacaactcaacataaactgttcagaggagactgtgtcaataaggctttcatggtcgaattgctgcaaagaaaccattactaaaggacaccaataataagaagagacttgcttgggccaataaacatgagcaatggacttATGGAAATttggaccggtggaaatttgtcctttggtgtgctgtccaaattggagatttttggttccaaccgctgtgtctttgtgagcggatgatctctgcatgtataTTTCCCtcagtaaagcatggaggaggaggtgttatggtgtgggggtgctttgctggttacactgtctgtgatttatttagaattcaaggcacacttaaccagcatggctaccacagccttctgcagcaatacaccatcccatctggtttgggtttagtgggactatcatttgtttttcaacaagacaatgactcaacacacctccagacagtgtaagggctattttaccaagaagcagagtgatggcgtgttgcatcagatgacctggcctccacaatcccctgacctcaaccaaattgagattggATGGGATGAGTCGgatcgcagagtgaagaaaaatcAGCCAGcaattgctcagcatatgtgggaactccttcaagactgttggaaaagcattccaggtgaaactggttgagagaatgccaagagtgtgcaaagctgtcatcaaggcaaagggtggctatttgacgaatctcaaatgtaaaatatagttTTATTTGTTGAACATTATTTTGGTTATTTAcatacatgattcaatatgtgttatttcatactttttatgtcttcactattcttttacaatgtagaaaatagtcaaattaaagaaaaacccttgaatgagttggttgttctcaaacttttaactggtagtGTATATGTACACTGTATATACAAGACAACAAAGGAGGGGCTTCGGgacgagtctctgaatgtcattgagtggcccatccagagcccggatttgaacccgattgaaaatctctggagagaatCTGGAAATCCAAATTAGATTTttcttggttccaaccgccgtgtctttgtgagagatgtagagtaggtgaatggattgtTTCCGtatttgtggttcccaccgtgaaacatggcggaggtgtgatggtgtggggctgctatgctggtgacactgtcgttgagttatttagaattcaaggcacacttaaccagcatggctaccacagcactctgcaacgatacgccatcccatctggtttgtgcttagtgggactattatttgtttttcaacaggacaatgacccaacacgcctccaggctgtgtaagggatattttaccaagaagaagagtgctgcatcagatgagtgctgcatcagatgacccgatgagaaaccctttaatgagttggtgtgtccaaacttttgactggtactgtgtgtacatacagttgaagtcagacgtttgcatacaccttagccaaatacatttaaactcagtttttcacaattcctaacatttatttctagtaaacattccctgtcttaggtcagttatgatcaccactttattttaagaatgtgaaatgtcagaatagtagaagagagatttatttcagctttctttcatcacattcccagtgggtcagaagtttacatacactgaattcatatttggtagcattgcctttaaattgtttaacttgggtcaaacattttgggtagccttccacaagtttcccacaataagttgagtgaattttgtgTAACGCTCATTGTGGGTgtaagaagaggaggaccaatgcgcagcgtggtaagtgtccatattgtttTAATAAGaatactgaacactgaacaaaaacaataaaacgacaaaacgaacagtcctgaacggtgaagcaaaacacagaacagaaaataatcacccacaaaacacaggtgggaaaaggctacctaggTATGATTcttaatcagagacaacgaacgacacctgcctctgattgagaaccataccaggccaaacacaaaaccccaacatagaaaaaagtacattgactacccacccaactcacgccctgaccatactaaaacaaagacataacaaaagaactaaggtcagaacgtgacattttggcccattcctcctgacagaggtgtaactgagtcaagtttgtaggtctccttgctcgcacacgctttttcagttctgcccccaattgttctatgggattgaggtcagggtttgtgatggccactccagcaccttcactttgttgtccttaagccattttgccacaactttggaagtatgcttggggtcattgtccatttggaagacccatttgcgaccaagatttaacttcctgactgatgtcttgagatgttgcttcaatatatccacataaatttccatcctcatgatgccatctattttgtgaagtggacaagtccctcctgcagaaaagcacccccacaacatgatgctgccacccccgtgtttcacggttgggatggtgttcttcagcttgcaagcctccccttccTGACTGAAGTTAATCTCcactctgttataatctccactcggcacagccagaagaggactggccactcctcatagcctggttcctctcttggtttcttcctaggttctggcctttttagttagtttttcctagccaccgtgcttctacacctgcattgcttgctgtttggggtttcaggctATGTTTCtggacagcactttgagatatcagctgatgtaagaagggctttataaatacatttgatttgatttgcacaggatctgtacatccgaacatcacacctgcgggacaggtacaggatggcaacaacaactgcccgagttacaccaggaacgcacaatccctccatcagtgctcagactgtccgcaataggctagagagaggctggactgagggcttgtaagcctgttgtaagtaagtcctcaccagacatcaccggcaacaacgtgctcttcattgacgagtcacggttttgtctcaccaggggtaatggtaggattcgcgtttatcattgaaggaatgagcgttacaccaacgcctgtactctggagcgggtcCGTCattgtctggggcggtgtgtcacagtatCATCGGATTGAGCTTGTGTCATTGGAggtaatctcaacgctgtgcgttacagggaagacattctcCTCCCTCACGTGGTACCCTCctgtaggctcatcctgacaaGACCCTCCATTATGACAATGCCACCAcgagccatactgctcattctgtgcatgatttcctgcaagacaggaatgtcagtgttttgccatggccagcgaagcgcccggatctcaatcccattgagcacgtctgggacctgttggatcggagggtgcgggctaggaccattccccccagaaatgcccgggaacttgcaggtgccttggtggaagagtggggtaacatctcacagcaagaactggcaaatctggtgcagtccatgaggaggagatgcactgcagtaattaatgcagctggtggccacaccagatactgactgttacttttgattttgacccccatttgttcaaggacacatttttccatttctgttagtgacatgtctgtggaacttgttcagtttatgtctcagttgttgaatcttgttatgttcatacaaatatttacacatgttaagtttgctaaacagtgagaggacgtttctttttttgctgagtttataaaacACTCTGCTTTCTTAAGAGGTTGTCAAAAGTTATCAAATCAGTAAATCAAGTTGAGTTGGAAAAAAAGGTAA containing:
- the LOC115110593 gene encoding gamma-crystallin M3-like — its product is MMGKIIFYEDKNFQGRSYETSQDCPDMSSHLSRCHSCRVESGCFMVYDRPNFMGNQYFMRRGEYSDYQRMMGMNDCIRSSRMIPMHRGNFRMRIYERENFGGQMHEMMDDCDSIQERYRMSDCQSCNVMDGHWLMYEQPNFRGRQMYMRPGEYRSFRDMGMGMGGMSGGMKFMSMRRIMDNMTM